In Rutidosis leptorrhynchoides isolate AG116_Rl617_1_P2 chromosome 2, CSIRO_AGI_Rlap_v1, whole genome shotgun sequence, one genomic interval encodes:
- the LOC139893068 gene encoding uncharacterized protein — MAVNFSDEGCDDAYSVVVLSDECGTGFQCEVPEAHIPLKSQLSLDARLSNQSYINMMVENAVAYSTCVVDVDNEKGRSETGNNEEAVVNSKTDEVLTKSLQKQISFDMGGKYMQLLMNHSLMLSKFSTRDKIVGEKVLDAPRSRKYKRASVTFNSRKVVLLFSVLSSFGTMILIYLTLRVRQIGDTSIHSG; from the exons ATGGCGGTCAACTTTTCTGACGAG GGATGTGATGATGCTTACAGTGTTGTAGTACTGTCTGATGAATGTGGGACCGGATTTCAATGTGAAGTGCCAGAGGCTCATATTCCGTTAAAAAGTCAGTTATCGTTAGATGCCCGTTTGAGCAATCAAAGCTACATAAACATGATGGTGGAGAATGCAGTTGCGTATTCGACATGCGTTGTTGATGTTGATAATGAAAAAGGGAGATCAGAGACCGGAAACAATGAGGAAGCTGTCGTTAATTCGAAAACTGATGAAGTATTGACG AAATCACTACAGAAACAGATAAGTTTTGATATGGGAGGTAAATATATGCAGCTGTTAATGAACCACAGTCTCATGTTGTCCAAGTTCTCCACACGAG ATAAAATTGTGGGTGAGAAAGTTCTTGATGCTCCTAGATCGAGGAAATATAAGCGTGCTTCTGTCACTTTCAATTCAAGAAAAGTTGTTCTCCTGTTCTCCGTTTT GTCAAGTTTTGGAACAATGATTCTTATATATTTGACTTTGAGAGTTAGACAGATTGGTGACACCTCTATTCATTCAGGTTAA
- the LOC139893069 gene encoding ras-related protein RABH1e-like, with protein sequence MAVVSPLAKYKLVFLGDQSVGKTSIITRFMYDKFDTTYQATIGIDFLSKTMYLEDRTVRLQLWDTAGQERFRSLIPSYIRDSSVAVIVYDVANRQSFLNTAKWIEEVRTERGTDVIIVLVGNKTDLVDKRQVSIEEGDGKAREFGVMFIETSAKAGFNIKPLFRKIASALPGMDTLSSTKQEDMVDVNLKSSGNASHSEQQGGGCAC encoded by the exons ATGGCGGTGGTATCACCTCTTGCGAAATACAAACTTGTTTTTTTGGGCGATCAATCCGTTGGCAAAACCAGTATCATTACCAGATTTATGTATGACAAATTCGATACTACCTATCAG GCTACCATTGGCATTGATTTCTTGTCTAAAACAATGTACCTTGAAGATAGAACGGTTCGATTACAACTTTG GGATACTGCTGGGCAGGAAAGATTTAGGAGTTTGATTCCAAGCTATATAAGAGATTCATCAGTTGCAGTCATTGTCTATGACGTTGCTA ATCGACAGTCATTCTTGAACACAGCAAAGTGGATAGAAGAAGTACGTACTGAGCGAGGCACTGATGTCATTATAGTCCTGGTTGGGAATAAAACCGATCTTGTTGACAAAAG GCAAGTTTCAATTGAAGAAGGAGATGGCAAAGCTCGTGAATTTGGAGTCATGTTTATTGAAACCAGTGCAAAAGCTGGATTTAACATCAAG CCTTTATTCCGAAAGATTGCATCTGCATTGCCGGGGATGGATACTCTTTCCTCTACAAAACAAGAAGACATGGTTGATGTGAATTTGAAGTCTTCGGGTAATGCTTCACATTCAGAACAACAAGGTGGTGGCTGCGCGTGCTAG